Genomic segment of Carassius carassius chromosome 19, fCarCar2.1, whole genome shotgun sequence:
CCCCCTTTTGGTGGTTTCTGCTGGTCACCTAATTGACcgtcaacaacagcagcagcaattacCTCCATTATGTGCCGATGAATGGAGGAGAAGACTGAAAACGAgtttctttttaaaatgaaaaattttaagGGGTGAGTATATAGCCTATTGGACTTCGCTGAAAGACTGAAGATGCACTGCAGTTAacagacaaaacaaaaccagaacaGCCTACAGAATTTGCTTGAAAAATGTTGCTTTGCTTAACCATGTAATTTAAAGAAAATCCGTTCGGTTCGTTTATTAAAGATAAAGCTTTCCGATTGTTTTAGTCCGGCATCGAGTTGAGAGGTGAGCAGATGAATCTATGTGTGTCCCGAGAGAATTTCTGCTCAGTGGAGATCTATTAAAGCACAATCCGTCAAGCCTCTGTTTTGCAGCGATAACACAAATCCTTTACATAACGCTTACTGATAAGAGGTGATTTCAAAAGAAATAGTCTTTCGTGAATTAGTCGCGCTAAATCGGTTTATGGTTGTTTCATTAGATACAGACGAATGGGAATATAAATAGTAAGGGTCGAATATAAATAAGATTGCGTATAAAATGACAATGTGGTTTACGGAGTAGGCTACATagacgctatatatatatatatatatatatatatatatatatatatatatatatatatatatatcctaggTTCATCTGGCATACTAGAAATGTGGCGTGGTAGAAGAAGAGCCATCCACCGCTTGAATGATCCCATATCAGCTGAAGAAGATGAGGATGAGGACAATGAGAAAGCTGCAGAAGACAAAATATAATAATCTGCAGTGGTGTTGATGTGCGGATGGAAAGCTCCTGCTACTGTCTcgatgcagggttttttttttttttttttgctgtgctgtgctgtaATAATTCCTCTGTAGCCTAGCAGTGTGATGTCAATTCTGCACTCAGTTATATTTTgctgtttgttgtttttaaacgAAGACttaagctacaaaaaaaaaaaaaaaaaaaaactgtttaactgtatttattgttatgGCTAATAATTGTACATGTAGGCTAAATGGCATCTATAAACTGCGGTATGGTCCCTGTCATGACGAGCATCAGCTGCGCTCGTGCCTGATCTCTGTGATGTCGAGGGTTTATTTACAGTCCATCTACACCCCTGTGACACTGAGGTCATCATGTGATGGTCACCTGTGTCATGAGCCGGACACTGCTCCGAGAAGACCTTTAAAGACACTTCATCTGTGTCAAAGTATGTGCTGCAATGTTTGGAAAAAACGAAGGCCGCTCATTTCAGTCTTCTTCTCTGTGTAATAATACAGGATTTTTGCAGAAGAACAATAATGTGGACGACAAGAGTCGAATTGTCAGGTTTATTAACGAACAGCAGCCCAAGAGCATTTTAACACGGGACAACGCGCGAGACGCTCGCTTCAGACGCGCAGAGACGGACTTCTCCAATCTGTATGCGCGAGGTGAGGgacagtccccccccccccccccccccccccactattcATCAGGCTCGGCTTTtactaaaataactttattattaaatgtgataTAGGCTACGTATAGAATATAGGTTATAATATAATTTGCAATGGGAttcatattacatattttttctgATATGCAGTTAATTATGTTTAGAATTAGGCTAATAAAATGGCTCAAAAATTAAAGCAGTAAAGCAGATTGATGTTAAAACAAACGATTGGTCTGGCCTACGTTTTACATAGTTTGCCTGCAAATAGTTTGTCAGTAAATGATTAATGACATTTgtgtaacattattttttattttaaatattctgcTTTCCActcatacaaaaaaaagaaaaaagcttgaattattatgatttttaaatgtttttgaaggaagccTTTAATTAGacaattaaacaaaaatgaaatattattaaattgttatttataatattatcaaaaatttgtaagttattttaaatgtgatttattcctgtgatgcacagctgtattttccccatcattacttcagtcttcagtgtcacatgatcttcagaaatcatctcatatgttgatttgctgctcaagaaatgtttcttattattatcaatgttcaaaacagttgttttcatttcttttctctcttctttttttataaaacataccccagacttttgaatggtagtgtatcattTTTGACATTGTGGGAatactttcatttaaaaatgaaaagaaaaatattttgatcaaataaatgcagccttggtgagcaagagatttctgtcaaaaacattaaaaagagagAAGAATCTCTCTTTCACCATGCAGCATGTGTAAATTACCTATTTTTCTACGAATGAAGGAAACTGTAAAAACAAGCAGCAGTTTGATTGACTGATGCATCTTTGTAACAACTGTGGTCACAGATCTGCTTCCTGCTAAGAATGGCGAGGAGTATACGATGCAGTTCCTGCTGGAGGTGGTGGACATCCTCACTAACTATGTGCGCAAGACCTTCGACAGATCCACAAAGGTGCTGGACTTCCATCATCCGCACCAGCTGCTGGAGGGAATGGAGGGCTTCAACTTAGATCTGTGTGATGAGCCCGAGAGTCTGGAGCAGATCCTGGTGGACTGCAGGGACACGCTCAAATACGGCATCCGCACCGGTGATCCTCACCTGCTCCTCCAACTCAATGAATGCTTCAGAATCTTATAGTGACACACGCTCTTAAAAACAAAGGGGCTTAAACAATTCATCACAGCGATGCCGAAGAAGAACCATTCTTTTTTATAATCCGAAGCACCTTCGTTTGCCACAAAGAAGCTTTTGTGAAAgagaaaggttctttatggaaccatttaaacaaaaaggttcttctatggcatcgtgaagcacctttatttttcagCGTGCATGCATATGCAGTGGTGTTAGTGTGTCATCTTCTTTCCTTGTCTGCAGGTCACCCAAGGTTTTTTAACCAGCTGTCTTCAGGTCTAGACATCATTGGTTTAGCTGGAGAGTGGCTGACTTCTACTGCCAACACTAACATGTGAGTtcctccttccttccttccttccttccttccttccttccttccttccttccttccttccttccttccttccttccttccttccttccttccttccttccttccttccttccttccttccttccttccttccttcctcctaccttccttccttccttccttccttcagcTTTGTTGTGTTGAGTGAGGCAAACAATTTGACCTAATAAGACAATTCAGCAGTTTACaatttaactttatatttaacCTATTTATGAAGTGTTATGGTACTTGCAAGATGGAACTAAAAGaatattcttcaaaatctctAATGTTAAGTATTAAACATCAACTATTAATTTAGTCCAAACTGCTTAATTTATAGCCTCAATTCAAGCCTTGACAGATCATTTTAGCTTTACAACTGCTACAActgataaaatgataataaaatagattACAATATTAAAATCTGCCATTGATTTGTGGTTGAACATTCAATTTATAACCACAATGTGAAAAGTGGTGACCTGCAAGTATTACCTTAAAGAGCTTTTTGTGCCTGATTTAGCTGGTAACATACAGTTTTTCTGGTATATCTTGATGTAAATTCGAACCagtttattcagacaccttcaacacttctcgcattatcacagtttatttgctatagttttagataatgtcaataaaaaactCAGTTAAACTGTGTCAAATTCATCTTGATCATGTCAGAAACTTTAATAGAAAGGTATGTATGCATTTGATTGAATAGCTGGCAGCTTTTAAATTTAAGAACACAATTAATACCAATTTTGGTCAACGAGTAACTGAGCCATGCTTAATTTGGTTCAGTCTGTGGCGTAAAATGGTTGCATTAGCAATTGTTGGGGATTATATTTGGCACATTTGGCTTTTATTGTTAGTGTGATAATggagaatatggagctcatattTGAGGAGGAAAAGTCGAACAAAACATGCAATTTGCTGCAGTTTCTAATATTTCTaaggccaaaaaaaaagaaaaaaaaagctgacaGCTTGTAatataaatcaatgagatctttataacagatTACTTACACAAAATTCGTATAAATATCAGTTATCACTCTACATCTCCCAATAATATGTTTTTAGTAAGATGATAATTAAATGCTTAGTTTATGATCAAACCTCAGTATTTCTGAAGCACACTTAAAACTGATGTTTTTGATACATTTCAACATGCATTTTCTAAAAATGATGTATGGCTACTCAAGCAAACATAAGTTAATTTAGGCCTGTAATTGTTCatgaaatattactaaatataaacattattcttatgttttttgtttttgtttgttttttacatttttacaattatacaaaaataaattttacttgctaaaaaaataaactttcaatCAGAGGGATACTTTCCATCAAATGGATCATGTGTGTAGCCAGTCTTTTAAAAACTATAGGgctgcattaaataaaataaaaaatgacagaaatCAAGAAAGGTATTCAAACtggagtaatttatttattatatttttttaaataaataaagagcatTCAGATCTGTACTGTATGGACTGTGTGGTTGTATTGTATTTACCCAACAGCTattcaaaaatttaatttgtaaGAGATAATGCACAAAAAAGCATTACTATAAATGGACTTTTGACTAGAAAacctgtgacaactagccccggtctcccCAGTATATGATTTCACCTTCTCAAGCTTGCACAGGTTCACGCTGTCTCTAAATTATATGTCAGTACTGTTTATATTGATTAGACAGAACTGCATGAGCACTTGACATTTGCATGTACTAATGAGCTGCTCATCATCACTAATCACCGTGGATGATTATTGACTGGCGCTAATAGGCTGAAGATGCCTGCAGTGGGGTTCCTCCCATCACAATGTTTCAGTGATGGACTGAACAGACTGACATGAATACAGAGAGTTAGTGAATTACCTCCTGCTGTCAGGACACTCATTAATGTGGGACAAGTAGTAACgaggtgtgtgtgtttacaggttcACATATGAGATTGCTCCCGTGTTTGTACTGATGGAACAGCTCACCCTGAAGAAAATGCGAGAGATCATTGGCTGGCCAAATGGAGAGGGCGATGGCATTTTCTCACCAGGTGTGGTCAAGTAAACAACcgttgctgatatttatatggccatTTATGTTAACAAGAGGTGTGTGGTAGATTGTGTACAAAAGCAGACTTTTGATTATGTTGATAAAGGCCTTCgaaatatgtgcatatatgtacatatcagATATGGTATAGTAAGCTTTATAGGGCTACTTACAGACCTATTGGATTGGTGTGTTCTTGCAGGAGGAGCGATCTCAAACATGTACAGCTTGATGGTGGCACGGTATAAACATTACCCTGAGGTTAAAATCAAAGGCATGGCAGCGGCTCCCAGACTGGTGCTGTTCACCTCTGAACATGTAGGTCATGTACACGCTCTCTGTCTTCGCTCTCCTTCGATACGCTGTTAGATGCTGAGCCTGAAAGTATTCCCAATATTCTTAAGTTATCACTTCGAGTGCATTGTTCCTATCAACTGTTTCTGAAGTCAACCCATAGAATAAAAATAGGACAAAATATCAACATTCTTTCATTTTTAACTCATCCGTGTCATCAAAcacataagaaaatgttttgcagtATATCTTGGTTTTTCTTTTTCATGCAATGCATGCAGCAAACTCCAAAACTGACTAAACAAGCACCATAATTGTGTATTATATTGTAAGATTTCTGAAACCATATGCTAGCTTTTTGTGAGACCATTTCATTGTAAACTTTTTCCTTTTGCTGCATCTCTCACATCTCATTTGCATGCATTAAACCGATCTCGGTACCTTGACAGATCAGTGATGTCAAACCCGGTGTAATGTGTCTTGATGCACAGTATTTGAATGTATGCAAATGCAAATGAGATGTGAGAGTTATGCTGGCTGGTGCTGCTTTATATGTCTCGTCTGTCAGTTTAGAAGCTTTGAATGTAATTATACACGCACAAGCCCCACCACTTACCAGTCCATTACAATGTTGTTCCCAGAGTCACTACTCTATAAAGAAGGCCAGTGCAGTGCTGGGTTTCGGCACAGAGAATCTGATCTTGCTGAAGACAGATGAGAGGTAAGTGGAGGCTCTCTGTGTCTGTGGACTGTCTCATCAATGAAAGTCTGTAACATTTGCATGTTTTGTTAGAGGTAGAGTGATTCCGGCTGATCTGGAGGCCAAAGTCATTGATGCCAAACAGAAGGTGAGTCTCCAGTGCACAACCAAAAGACTTCAACATCTTATGAGACTTTTGTGTTTAAATTGCATCTTTGTATATAATCCAGTCATGAAATTACTGTCACAATCATGCACTCCTTCAAACACAGTCATTTAGACAATAATGCATAATCACTTTCAACAGTTTtcgtctattttttttttttttttacagctccgATAACACATGGTTTTGTAAGGTAGAATTAATAATGCTTGAACAAAATATATACTGCACAGTCCTGCATTCACACCTTTAATTTCTTGCACTGCAAACTTTGATGGAAAGCACATTGGACTTCTAAAGCTAAAACTGTATTGAAATGGCAACATTTCTTTAATATCACTGTTTAAAATTATAGTGCAGTTGATCAAACATgggtttcatttaaataatatttgtttcagaaGCATTTCATGAGTTTAGTTTGAAAGATTTAGTTTTGAGCGACTCTTGTGCATGTTATCTGGTGAAATGGTTTTGTTGCGTCTCTGCTGTCCAGGGGTTTGTGCCAGTGTTTGTGAACGCTACAGCTGGATCTACAGTGTACGGAGCCTTTGATCCAATCAGTGAGATCGCTGACATCTGTGAGAAATACAACATCTGGCTTCATGTGGATGTACGTTTGTGATTATCATTATTGACTTTAACAGACTGATTATGGTCACACTCTGAATAAGGTGCATTTAAACTGATGGTGTCAATGTGTGTTTTAAGGGAGCATGGGGTGGAGGTTTGCTGATGTCTAGAAAACACAGACACAAGCTGAATGGCGTAGAGAGGTATGGTGAATAAATTACACTCCAGGGGCAAAGGATTGGTCTGAAAAGAGAagacatatattaaataaaatcagcTTGCTTCATGAGTACTATGTGGGTGACATAACATTCACATAGTAGTCTTAATTTGATAAGAAGAAGCTATGTAGTAATGTTTAACACTTTGTTGTTCAGTCTTGGGGAAAAGAAGTGAGCTTAATTGTATTAAAAGCCCACTTGTAGGGTACTTCAactcttaaaattatattttaggaaAACTGTACATGCAGATAATATTGACACTTGAAGTGCACTTACATGGCTGTTTCGTAACCCACTTAAAAGTCTTTTAAAGACTGCACTTTTAAAATtatgtcaaattaaatatttttgtttttgatgtgTTTTCTAGTGTCAATTGCAGTTaaaatggatttgttttttgCTCGTTTGTTTTTTCATTAAGTTTATACAGCTGGCTACAAATGTTATCTTCACACTGCTGacaaacaacataaaacaaaaatacaaggaTTTTCCAAAAGTGGGGGAAACTTCATATTTCAAATGTTATAGTGGTTGCTATACACCTGCTAAGCACATACTCTATTATGTTCTTATCTCTTTAACCAACTACACATGTGTGAACAGTGTGTTCTGATCAGTGTTGTCTCTGCAGAGCAAACTCTGTCACATGGAACCCACACAAGATGATGGGCGTTCCACTACAGTGCTCCGCCATTTTGGTCCGAGAGAAGGTAAGAGAGAAAATGAGAAATGGGGAAAATAAATTAGTCTGAATAGTAATAGAACAAATTAAAATTCAGTCATAGAATTCAAAAAAAGCTGGGTGAGAACAAGAGGAAAAGAGAGGCAGAGagacaaagaataaaaaaagagagagagctgCTTGTTGACATGTTGTTATTATGATCATCTCCACTCACTGTGTGTTTTCAGGGTCTTCTTCAGGGCTGTAACTCCATGTGTGCAGGATATCTCTTTCAGCCGGATAAGCAGTATGATGTCACCTATGACACAGGGGACAAGGCCATACAGTGTGGCCGTCATGTAGACATCTTCAAATTCTGGCTCATGTGGAAGTCAAAGGTGTGTGTGCACATCCATTAGATCAGAACCTCAGTGCTTGATAATGTGTTACTTGTGAATTAATCAAATGCAAGATACAGAAATCATGGTTTTACTGCAGTGATGAAAAACAaatcagatggatggatggataaatgaacAGTTGGACAGATGGTTAGATGGATGAATGCATCGGGTAGACGGATGCATGAACAtttacatggatggatggatgaacgaACGAATGAATGAAAAGTAGCAaagggtggatggatggatggatggatggatgaacgaacgaacgaacgaatgaatgaatgaatgaatgaatgaatgaatgaatgaatgaatgaaaagtagcaaaggtggatggatggatggatggatggatggatggatggatggatggatggatggaaggaaggatggatgtatagtcaaagtcaaagtcacctttatttatatagcgctttaaacaaaatacattgcgtcaaagcaactgaacaacattcattaggaaaacagtgtcaataatgaaaaaatgatagttaaaggcagttcatgtATAGACAAAAAGTTGGATGGTTGATGGATTAATTGATAGATGGATGAATATTTGAATGACTTAAGGATAAATGGGTGGAAGATCAATGGTTTTATGTATGAAGTTATCGATACATGAATGGAAagaagaatggatggatggatggatggatggatgaatagatggatgaaCAGATGGACGAAATGTTGGATGGATGATGAATTAATTGATGAATGGTTGAATGGATGGAAGGATGAACAAttagatggatgatggatggttAAATAGTTGAATGGATGATAGATAAAGTAGTGGAAGATAAATAGATGTACTATATGTATGAaggggtggatggatggattaatgGATGGATAAATGAATGGTTGGATTCATGGATGTATGGATGAATAAATGGAAAGATGATGGGATGGTGGAAGACTGGTTGGATAGATAATAGATTAATAGAGGGAAGATTGGGTGGATGAACAGTTGGATGGATGAATAGTGGATGTATGTTTATTGTATTGTAATCAATGTTAATCCAGCTCAAAGATGTGTTTGTAGAATATCAGATGTGATGTTATGGATCTGTTGTCTTCAACAGGGCACTATAGGCTTTGAGAAGCACATTGACAGATGTCTGGAGCTGTCTGAGTATCTCTACCACAAGATACATAACCGAGAAGGATATGAGATGGTGTTTCAAGGGGAGGTGAGTGAAAACAATCACATACTAGTACTATTCAGAGTCAAGGTTTCTTTCATAACTTTTTAATGATGCCCTTATGTCTGTTTCTTAGCCCCAACACACTAATGTGTGTTTCTGGTACATTCCTCCAAGCCTGAGGCTTCTGCCAGATGGAGAGGAGAAAAGACAACGACTTCATAAGGTAAGTAGATactcacacactttccttcttagTCATTTCATTTAACCAGTAACCTTAAGTTTATGTCCTTTGAATTATATCTAGGTTGCTCCCAAGATCAAGGCAATGATGATGGAGTGTGGAACAACAATGGTGGGCTACCAGCCTCAAGGCAATAAGGTCAACTTCTTCAGAATGGTTGTCTCTAATCCGGCTGTAACCAGGTCTGACATTGACTTCCTGATCGATGAGATAGAAAGACTGGGGCAGGATTTATAGAGTGCACAGGGTTGGATATTCAGTAGATGTTAGTAAATTCTGTAGAAATATAGGAAATGGAGAAGATGTTTTGAAGCAATGTATCAGCTGGACATTCCAGAGTATGAGACCAATGAGATGCTCTAGAATAATGAACCTCTCTGATGTTCTAGAATGTTCCACTAAGAAACTGGACATTCCAGAATGCAGAGGTGGTGAGCTCTTAAAGCTATAATTTCATAATGAAGGATCAGATTTCCTCCTATGACATTATATGACCTCTCTTCTTCCCTTCCCCCTGTTCTCTTGTCTCCTGTCTATTGTGTTCTTTCTATTGTAACACTTATAAGGTTCCCTTTCTGGTTAACTACATTTGTTGACATGAACTGACATTGCCAAAATACTTAATGCATATTTTAATCTtactttgttatttttaatatttacaaatgcatctaaaattatttaatggacctgagctaacttGAATTAGCAATGAGCAGTCGTATATTTATGAACTAAGGTTAATAAAGATTGATAAATACTGTTATATTATAacagtatattatatatgttatattaataaatagtgCAAATACTTTGCTCATTACTTAATGTCAAATACTTGATCCTGATTGACTAAAGAATGTTTTAGAGTTttacactgaaaactgaaaagcTGCATGTCATTCTCAGTAGTGAGATGGTGGCGTTGCTGTTCTTGAAGCCGTTAAACTTACAGTCCTTGCATCACCACctaggtgtgcattattttctaataattcaagtGTCCATTTTCAATTATTCAATATTCAATTCATTAACTCATATTAAGTGATGAAACCTTTTTGTAGAGTGTTACCCTTTATTTTAACAGGAAATATCATACTATAGAGCACAACTGTACATTTAAGAAATGTTCATGGTTCAGTTCAAATTAAGCTCTATGACAGtgtctgtgataaaaaaaaatttaaaaaaaattgtccctttctacaaagaaaagaaaattgttcTTACAGTATTGCTTTCTCAGTGGACATTTAACAGGCAAGGCATTGGAGTAGCAATACCTCACTGTATTAAAGTCACAGTCACAATTACAATAGAGAAACCTGCAGTTCAAATATCATAAGATAAGCACTTTATTAAAAAACTGAGACtgacttttttgttttgctttgcccCATAGACATCCACTGTAAATGCATTAGACACAATATTTTTGTACAGACTGAGGGACATAGAGCATCATTTTTCAACTGTGAACATTTCCTTTAAAATCCAGAACTAATCTGaattcttgataaaaaaaaaaaaaaagtataagaatatacagtaatatacCACTATCTAAGAGCCATCTGGACCGTCCATGTGATTGCACAAATGCATAACTTCTTAGCTTTTATGTCATGAAGATTAACTGAAGTATGTACCATTGTACCAAGTACTGTATTGACACGCTGTGTTTTTAGAATTTATGACTCTTTGTGTAAATTGTGATTGTTTGTGACAAACATATATCACATAGTTTTACAGTAAGAAATGTTTGAATAGTGGTAAAGATATTATTCTCTCCAAgtattttcatttgtattttgagATACAATATTAAtctatattatttaaaacagtgcattagagattttaattcatttatcaaCCAAAGACATAAAAAATTAACTCTGCTACATTATATGGCCAGAAGTATGTGAACATCCCATTCTAATGAATGGATTTTGCTATTCCAGTAACTCCAGTAAAGAAACATTTCAATGCTACACCATAATACCCGTCTAGAGAAGCGGTGGTGCCCAAAACAGGGACCACATATGGTTTACTAAGTCTGGTGGGGAAGACATTGACAGTGAGCACAAAGCCCAGACGTGAACCCCACTAAGAACTACTTTTCCAGACCCCCTCACCCAACGTCAGTGCCTTTGGCCATATAGTGTATCTAACTTAGTTTAAGAAATGAATGTCTATCCTAAGATATCAATATAACAAAGCATTTTCTAACCATAGTGCAATGAATGCTGTAGTTGAGATTTAGTCAATGGTGTTcatgaattattataaaaaaaggaactttaaaaagggaagaaaaaaatctaaaataaagtcTCTTAGCTTTTGTTAAGAGAAATTCACAGCGACGTCACAGCGATGATCCTCCAGAAAGGGGAATGTATTTTATTAGCAGCTATATTTGTAGTATTAGTAATTAAGTTTAATTTCTTCAATATAGACCAAACACAATTTAACATTCCTAAATCAACAAACTATGCTAATATTTTGTGGATGCTTTGCTTACTTTAGTCTGCACATTAGATGTAAAGCTAATGATCTCTAGCTTGAAGTGCCTGAGTGTGTACTAACtacaaaatgtgcattttaacTGGCTTGcagtactgtatgtgcaatatcaCTGTTCACTGTTACCAGTAGAAATAAACACTCAGCTTGAAAAATCTtggtttattttgtgtgtttgcataaagtaatccacaccgctccagtccatcagttaatgtcttgtgaagtgaaagtgaaagtgtgtgttttttttactttaatctgtcacttctggccaaaataggagtccataatccataatataaCCTTTTCTCctagtgaaaaagtccattccctaagtttagaactgttttggactgattttacttattttactgtgcatatttctctcctgattcagacgagatgactttttcactggagaaagtatAACGAtgattaatgatggatttgtttcttacaaacatgcagcttttcgttTCAcgtgatgttaactgatggactggagtgttgtggattattgtgctgtttttaacagctgttttgactctcattctgacggcacccattcactgcagtggatccattcctgagcaagtgatgtaacgctacatttctccaaatctgttcctgaagaaacaaactaatttacatcttggatggcctgaggatgagtacattttgcagcaaatttttatttctgAATGAACTACTCCTTGAACATATAATAAATGCTGGACTCTACCATATAGGAAAAAGATGGGTTTCTTCAGTGCATCGAACAAGCACTGTGGTGAGGTCATCATTCATTGTAATTGACAAAGAGGCCACACCACTCCATAAGATTCTGGA
This window contains:
- the LOC132094848 gene encoding glutamate decarboxylase 1-like; the protein is MAASSSSSSSSSSGGDPDPNSTNLRPPSSNYDWSGVAHGCTRKLGMKICGFLQKNNNVDDKSRIVRFINEQQPKSILTRDNARDARFRRAETDFSNLYARDLLPAKNGEEYTMQFLLEVVDILTNYVRKTFDRSTKVLDFHHPHQLLEGMEGFNLDLCDEPESLEQILVDCRDTLKYGIRTGHPRFFNQLSSGLDIIGLAGEWLTSTANTNMFTYEIAPVFVLMEQLTLKKMREIIGWPNGEGDGIFSPGGAISNMYSLMVARYKHYPEVKIKGMAAAPRLVLFTSEHSHYSIKKASAVLGFGTENLILLKTDERGRVIPADLEAKVIDAKQKGFVPVFVNATAGSTVYGAFDPISEIADICEKYNIWLHVDGAWGGGLLMSRKHRHKLNGVERANSVTWNPHKMMGVPLQCSAILVREKGLLQGCNSMCAGYLFQPDKQYDVTYDTGDKAIQCGRHVDIFKFWLMWKSKGTIGFEKHIDRCLELSEYLYHKIHNREGYEMVFQGEPQHTNVCFWYIPPSLRLLPDGEEKRQRLHKVAPKIKAMMMECGTTMVGYQPQGNKVNFFRMVVSNPAVTRSDIDFLIDEIERLGQDL